Genomic segment of Iocasia fonsfrigidae:
AGCTTAATAATTCTTAAGCCCCCCTTTTTAAAGTAATATAAATCCTATAAATGTAGTAACAGCAATTATTGATAATATAATATCCTGAATGCCAAATCCAATTTCACATATATTTGTTCTTTTAACTGGACCGCCAAGCCCTCTAGTCAATGATGCAGCAGAGAGTTCATCTCCAATTTTAACTGTTGACATCAACAGAGGAATCAACCTGTACTCTAACATCAATATAGGGTTTTTGAAAAAACCACCAGAGCTAAAACCTACTCTTCTCATTCGCATAGCATTACTAATAGAACGGGCCTCCTCCCCAATTGTAGGGAAAAAACGAAACATAACCGCCATAGGAATGATTATTTTCTGTGGTACATGCATATGCTCCATTGATGCTATAAATTCACTTACTGTTGTCGTGCTTATAAGATAATATCCCATAATAAATCCAGGCATCATCCGATATAGCATACCTGAAACCATTACAATGAAAATATTCAGGATCCCATAGGTAACTGGAACAAGAAATTCATTAATTAAAATAGCAAGAGTATATGCAAGGGTACAATATAAAGCCGGCTTTATTTTTTTATTCACAAATAAAAGAAACAAAGGAATTGCTGCCATAAGCAGCATAATATAGATAATAGCCCCTCCAAAAATACTAATATTGATTATCAACATCAGCATTAGTTTTGTTCTTGGATCCAATTTGAAGTAAGTATTAGCCTCAACACTTCGTAAAATTTCCTTCTGCATCACAAAATTCCTGCCCTCTTAAAATGTTTTTTTAGAATTGCTTTACCAAAAAAAGCCCCTATTATGCCAGCAATAAATATTACTCCAACCATAACATAGGCGATCCAAACTGGAGTCATGGTAAAAATAGCATTTGCATATTCCTTACCCATACTCTCCCGAATATAAGCGAAATAACTGTCGCGCATAATCCACAGAGGAAGCATTGCCCCCATTAACCAGAAACTGAAAATACTATATCCTAACACAGTATGCTTAAAACTTTGATATTTACCAGCCTTGAAAATTAAATCAGCAAAAAATCCACATATAATTGTCGCGACAAGCGGTACCCATGTATGTCCAGTTGCAAACATTAAAAGACCTAAAATAATAGACATAATTGTCACCATACCAAATTTTTTAACCTTTGTTAAAAAAAGCATAAATGGAATTGAAGATATGATAGGCATATATAATGGAAAAAAAAGAAATATAATCGGAATAAAACCAAGCATTCCACTTGCAAACATAATAAGAAAATAAAGCGCTGTAAAAATACCGACATTGATCAAATCTTGCACTTCCAGTTTCTCACTCATAATTCAAACCCCCTGGTTTATTAATATTTAATTTGCCTTTTCATCCCATTACCAAAATACCACCTATTTCAAGCAAAACCGAACATACTCCAGAATAATCTGAGGCAAATGGTGGCAACACTTTATATAAGTCTTTCATCAAAATCCTTCCTGGATTATTCTATTGTAGTAATTTTAAAATAAGGAACAAAAAATACTTTAGGTGAACCTAAAAATTAATTAAAAATGATAATAGCTTTCATTTTCATTTAGTTTATATTTTAATATGCATATTTATAAATGTCAAGGCCACACTTCCTTTTTATCTCTTAATATATTTAAATATATTCCATTTACTTAATAATACTTACTAATATTTGTTATAATTCTAAAATATAAATTAAGAACAATTAATATAGTTACAAACCAAAGATATTTCTATTAGTGTTATATTATACAGATACCTTTTTAAAAATTATAGTACATATATCAATTAAACAACTTAAAGCAAGACAGCTATCCACTAATTTTTCATTCTTTCGCCTGTTCCTGAACATTCCAAAGTTTTTTATATAATCCATCATTTCTTATTAATTCATAATGTATTCAAAAACAAAAGATATCTGTGTCATTGAAATGACACAGATATCTTTTGTGCCTTTATAGCTTATAAAAAATCCTTTGACTCATCAATTATTTTTTCATATTTCTTATCAAAGGGTTTAATCATATTTAAACACACTGGGGTTACAAAATAATCCGCCAGGAGTGCTGCCAGAATACCCACACCGGCTAAAACTCCAAAGTGAATATATAATTTTGCAATAGAGCTTAAATAGGCTGCAAAATTAAAAATCAATACCAGAGAGGTCATAAATAGGGATTTACCAACTACTCTAAAGGTATGTTCGATAGACAAAACATAGTCCCCTCTCTGTTGATACTCATATTTAGCATGATTAATAAAGTGGATTGTATCATCAACTGCTAGCCCCATTATCATCGGCATAAGTGTCGCTGTAATCATATCAAAAGGTATACTAAAAATACCCATGACACCCCCAACAGCTAAAACCGGTGAAATATTGGGAATAAGCCCTATCAAACCAACTTTAACACTGCCAAAGACAAGCATCATTAAGAAAGCTATTACTATTAAAGCAATTAAAAAGGCCTTTACCTGTCCTATCGAAACCTTATAACTCATATCAGTATATTTAGCACCAGAACCACTAATAAATACCTTGGCCTCAGGAAAAAGTTCTTTTCCTAATTCTTCTATTCTCTGGTGTTCAGCTAATAGTTCTTTTTGCCGAAATTTAGAGATTTCAACCCTGATCCGTAACTTTTTATAATTATAGTCAACCCACTTGTCTAACTCATCCCCCCCCTGCATTTTCATACAAAAGTAAGGTCTGGGCTATCATTGGTCTTGTCTCTGGTATTTTGTAATATGCAGGATTATCCTCATTTAAGACCTGATTTAGGTCTTTTAAGATATTTAAAATAGAAGTAGTCCTTTTAGTCAAAGAAAATCCTTCAATCTCTTGAACAAAACTATCTAATCTCTGTAAAAATTCCGGGTCTTTAACTACATTATCCTCTGTAAATTCAATCCCAATATCATAATTAATCATAGAGCCAATTTTCGTTTCTCCTACACTTATCATCCTATCTACAAAAGGAACCTTTCTCCCCATTGTCCTTTCATTATCAAAATCCACTTCTGTTTTTGTTAGTCCATAGACAAATATTAGAGTTAGAATAATAGAAACAGAAATTATTGGCATAGTATTCTTCAAAATCCATTTGCCCAAAGCAGCTAATTTGCCTTCTAAACCACTACCCTCCTCTTCGACTAATTTATGAGAAGATTTTCTATCTCTACCAAAACTCAAAACAATAGCGAAAACTAAAACAGTCAATAAATAGGTAAGGGCTACTATTAAGGCAGTAGTATAACCCATCCAATTTAATACCTTTATCTTAATAAAGGCAAAAGACATTAAGGCACAGATCGTTGTTAAGGCTGTAAATAAAAGCGGCCAGCCTGTCTTTTCTATGGCAGTTATTACTGCTTCTTTCCTTTTCCCTGTCCTTAAGAACTCTTTTTTAAAAAAGTTAAAGAGGTGGATTGAATAACCGACTGCCACAGCTAAACCTAAAAATAAAGGCATAGGGAGAACCGAAGGCTGGACTGTTGTCTTAAAATATCCTTCAATCCCTAAGGTAATAACCATTGCTCCTATAGCTATGACAATTGGGAAAACCACCCCCCTAAAAGAGCGTAAAAATACCCCCAATAGAATTATAGAAATAATTAGCCCCAATTTCATCAATCCCGGGGTCTCTTTGAGAAAAAAATCCCTCTTATCTACCGTCATACAGGCTGTCCCTGTGGTTTTGGGATTTAAGCTCTGATACTTATCTTGCCGGGCAATCCTATTTGCTATCTTTCCCGTAATATAATTAGGAGCAACCGGCTCTGACGATAGATTAAATCCTTGATATAGTTTGGGATATTCTTTAGCTTTATTCTGTAAATAAGTCAAATAATCTTTATTTTTTCGCCAATTATCTGGATCTTTCCTTAATTCAACTAGAACCCATGTCTCTTTAGCATCATCAGATACCAGTCTATTATAAAGTGTTTTTTTAGCTAAGGCTTTTTGCTTTAATCCCTCTAACGTCTCCTTATCAGCTGGTATCTCTTCAGGAATAAGGTCTCCTACATCTATACCCCAGTCTGTTCCTGTCACAAATTCAAAGTCTGTAATCGAAGTAACCTCATCTACCATAGGAACTTCATGTTCTAATTCATATGTTAACTCCCTTACTTTTGCTAGATTTTCCTTCTTGAAAACATTATCAACCTGAATATGTACTGCACATATATCTGTATTGCCAAACATCTTCTCAAATCTATCCTCTAATACTATTACTGGATCATCATCGAAATACCAGGCATCATTAGATGAATCTTTTTCTATCCCTTTTAATCCCATAAAGCTAAAACCCACAAAAATAGCAAATATAATTAAGACTAAATAACGATATTTAATTACTTTCTTCCCTAATAATCTAAATCTCGCATTGATCTTCTCTAAATCCATCTTTAAACACTCACCTCACTTAAGTTATGTAAACTAAAAATCATATTTAACCTTTACCCATAATGAATCATTATCATCATAGTTTGCAAACTCCCCTTCATCCCCAAAGAAATAATCTATCCCTGTTAAGAAATGAAGGTTGTCATTTACTGCATAATCTAAAGAAATTCTATTAAAACCATCCCTCTCATCGGTTTCATAATAAACCATATTAGCAAGTTCAAGGGTCTCTCTATAGAACTTCTTGCTTAGATTTAATATCAGGATAGTCTGACTCTCATCTTCTTCTATTTCATCTTCATAATCAAAGATATATTTATTGGTAAGCTGGGTAGTTACTGTCCAGTTGTTTCCAGGATACCAGTCTAAACCTGCTAAAGAATGAACATAATCCCTTTCCAATAGTCCACAATTATTATCAGCAGAAAAATATTTGCCCTGATAATAGGCTGACTCAAACCTGATTACAAAATCATTTACTGGTTTTGATAAATCAAGACCGTAGAATCTTAAACGATGGTATTCTGGTGTAAAGGTAGCACCTGTTTTATGATAGGTAGCTTCATCATCCCATAAATAGGCTGTTGAAAAGGAAAAGTCTATTCCGTTTAGATAAAAAGACAATCTTGCTGCCAGTTCACTATTCCCTAACTCATTTTCAACCTCTTCTGCTGAATTTACCTTAATACCTTTTTCCACATACCAGGGATTATCCTCATCCCCAGGGTATACTGGCTCTGTAAAGGTAGGAATCCAGACTAACTCTAAATCAGCCATAGGAAACAAATATCTGTATTTTACTGAATCTACCGGTATCCTTATCTCATCAAAATCCCTGGTAATAAATTCACTATAGTCACAGGGTGAAAGCACATCCGTTATCCTTACTCCATCTGCCTTCCCCCAGCTATAGATCTGTCTGCCAATTTTTACATCCCACAGGGGCTGGGTATATTCAAGATAGGCTTCATGGATCTCTACTTCTAACTCATCATCTTCTATTATTCCATTACTAACCCCATTTAAAGAGGCAAACATATACATATTATCACTACTATTCCTAAGATTTAATCTAAACCTTGAACGTTCACCAATAAAATCATGATCGTCTTTTAATTTTATCGAATAATAGCTTTCTAAAAAACCATCAAATTGGAGTCCCTGAGCTAAAACATTATTAACTGCAAAAATTAAAAACACTATAATTAATAAAGAAAATACTAGCGGTTTTCTCATCCTACACCTCCAGCTAATTGCCAATTGATAATATCAACTGGCAATTTTATTGGTCATTTCACTAATATCTGATATTCCCCCGTTTTAACATTGAGGTCCTAAATAGATTATCATCCATTGCTACATTAAATTTAAGTTCTGTCATATCTATAATAGTCTGGTGTTCATCCTGTTTGTTAACCATTAACCTTTGTTTAGGGGTCCAGATCCCATCTATCTCGACAATATCTTTAGCCTGGTAGGTTTTTAGTAAACCATATTCGTTATAGTAGTCAGTCTTTATTGCCATAGCTATATCCTGTCTTATCCAGGATATCTTCTTGGTATAATCCCCTTCATCAATTTCTTTAGGAATTGATTGAATAACCCAGCATTGATACCCATTTAGCTCTTCTTCTCGCAATAAGGTATGCTCATCTTCATCTACATTCCTGTCTCCCATATCATCATAGGTGAAATCTGTTCCCATAAAATAGTCATCATTGGAACTCCCACTGATTCTCCTTATTTTTCGTAAAGCAGGCATATAAAGCCATCTATTATCTTCCTTATCCTCGTCATCATACTCCCAGCTTAAATAACCTGTACCCTTCACATCTCCCGGGCTTTCAAAGATCATAATTGCTTTAGTGTCTTTCCCATAGTCTTTCTGATAACTTACTACCTCTCTTATCCGCTTATCACCTACATTATTGATTAAGGTCATTACCATTTTTGCCTTCCTTGTATCACCATCATCCCTATTATCAACCTTCACCATAATATCTCTCCCTGTCAGACCTGAAGCCTGGGTAAAATTAGCTATTATTAACATTAATAACACAGTCAAAAGCAAAATTCTCTTTGTCAACTTAATCACTCCTTAATTTAATATGTCCTACTCAAAAACATTCTCAAAAACATTAAATTATTTAGGTTAACCTAAAGCATGTATATAATATCAAAATTAATTTAGTATCTTTTAACTAACACATATTATATCTATCTACTCACATCCGTTTTATAACTTATATATTTATCACCATAAACCCATACTAAGATTTCTTCTTCATAAGAGAGCAACAGTGAGTTTTTTCTTCCTCTTTAACAGTTACACCTCCTTCTAATATTGAATTATTATTCATTTTTATTCAAAAAAATATATTAATCCATTTAAAACCTCTTTTGAAGTCACTTAACAAAATCATAAACACCATAGAAATGCTGTCTAGCAATTAATTCAATCATCTTTCTAGCTTTATTAAGATCTTCAAAATGACGAAAAATCTCAAACATTCTTCCCGTAAAGTTATCAGCAAGGATATGATAAAAAAAATCTTTATAATCATCTTCAATACCTTTGATTTTACCAGCTAATCCCTCCCTGATATGTATTTCTAATAAATTAACAATCTCTTCTTTAGCGCCTTCAAATTCTGTACCCTCACTCTTATCTACTAGGATTATTAACTGTTTTCTTTCCTGAAAGAGATTCATAATAAAATCAATCTCTATCTCCTCAAAGACATCAAAAATCCTTTCTCCTCCTTGATCCCTGTCTTTTTTGCCTTTGATGAATTCCTTTAGTTTTTGAAAAACAGGCCGGGCAATTCCTGCAAAAAGATCCTCTTTGTTCTTATAATATGAATAAATTAATCCTGTAGGAATATTTGCTCTCCTGGCAATATCTTTCATCTTAGCAGAATTATAATTATTTTCATAGAACTCTTCTACAGCTGCTGAGTATATCCTTTCCCTTACTTCTTCTTTTAATACTTGCACCATATTTAACACCATTCCTCGGATTAATATTGAATATTAATTCATTATTAATTATACAATATTACTTATTTCCTGTCAACTATTTCTTTATTATAATTTTTTTCATCCATATTTAATCAACAATATCTTTTACAGAACTATCTATAAGCTAGATAAACATAATTATTGGAAGAAAGACAAAAAAAACACCAGGAGGATAGTTTAAACAAATATTCTTAATTAATATCCCTAATAGGTCTACTTGTTTCTTCATCACCAAGCTGATGTACATGATTTAAATGTTCTTCAGACAATTCCAGACTGGCATTCTTCAAGGCCTTAATATCAAATCTAATATCTTTAATATCCCTTTTTAAAACCTTAATATCTTTTTCCATATTATAAAGCTGGCCTTTTATCGGTTTTAACTCCTGTTTGACTTCATCCCTGAAACTATCAAATCTCATATCTAACTCCTTTGAAAGCCCAGCAGACTGTTGTTCCAGCATTTCCTGAATGGCAGACAGTGTTTCTTTATCCAAATCTTACTCCTCCTTTTTTTAACTATTTTACTCCAATGTATTATTCAAGATAAAAAGAAAAAATCCTGCCCTTTATTTAATTTATTGTAAATTTATATTCAGGACAGAATTTTAAATTTTTTTTATTTTTCCCTATATACCTTAATACTTTCAAATTAATTATATTTAAAAATGAAAATACTAGCCTACTAACTCATCTACCGCACCAGTATCTATTTTCCTTTTCATATAGCGCTTACATTGTTCCACACGATCATAGCCAAGCATTATTCCCAGTATAAAATCCTCTTCATCTGTATAGTTTTTCAAGTTGCTTTTGCCTATCTGTTTAATAACCTCTATACAGTGTTTATTACCAAAAAAGACATTAATTTTATCTCTGCTCACATTATAAATAATATAGGGGATGTATTTCTTTTTTAGATTCCTTTCAATAAGTTCCTGGTTACTACTTTTGGTCGTATGCAGTATTAGGTTTCTTAAGCCTTTTTTAAATTCATATAAATGGTGATAAAAAACTCTCATTTTCTTCACTCCTAATATTCATAAATAAACACAGCTCAATCTCATTAAAATGCTTTTAATAAATCATCTACCCAGTTTCTAATCCTCTCTTCTGTCAAATCACCCTGACTATTATTATCCAAAGGAAGACCAACAAATGCATCATTAATTAAAGCCTCAGAGTGATTAAAATCATAGTCATCCGCCAAAACCCCTCCTATTACTTCTGCCCCTTTTTCCTTGACAACATCATATATTATCCCCATAGCATCTACAAAGGTATCTGAATACATTGCCTGGTCACCTAAACCAAATAAAGCCACCTTTTTATTACTTAAATCCAGTGTTTTAAGTTTTTCAATAAAGGTATCCCAATCATCCTGTAGCTCACCAAGTCCCCAAGTGGATGAACCAAAGATTAATTTATCATATTTCTCAACCTCATCTACAGTAACTGAGCCAACATTATAAACCTCTGCCTTATCTTTTCCAATCACATCAGCTATCATCTCTGCAGCCTCTTCGGTCTCACCCATTGTACTACCATAAAAAATTCCGATTTCTTTCATTAACAATCTCCTCCTATAATTTTAGTTTTTAGTTTATTTAATCTAAATCTACAAGACATTTAATTAAAAGTTAACACCTAATGAAGTAGTTATAATAGATTCATCTGTCCCCGCATTGTCATCATAACTATGATCTTCATACTCTAACTCCCAGTAAGTATTTTTAGTCAGATCATAGTTGAAAATAAGGTCTAAATAATTATCCTGGGCATCAGAATTATCAGCCTCATAAATTGCATAAGAAAAATCCACATTTAATCTATCACCAAAATCAACATTTAAACCGGGTCTAAACATCTTTAGATCATCACTTTGATTAAGTGTACTTTCAGCAAAGAACCAATATTTTCTCATTATTAGGTTAACCTAAATCATTAGCAAAATAAACCATTATATGCAATTTAACACCTGCCTCCTCTCTAATTTCTTATATATAGCAGCCCAACTCCTCCTGGCATAAATAACATCTACTTTTTTGTCTTTAGCCTCTCTTTTAACTTTTTTCATTGCTGTATGGTGAATATAATCAGTCAAAACTAAGACCATATCTATATCTACAGGGAGCTGAAAATTACGAAAGGCACTCTTGCTTCTACCGGATAAATGTATTATCTCAGTAAAACCAATATCCCTAACATTCTCCTCAATACTACCTAAATTATCAGCACCTATAATCATTAAAGACATATTTCCCTCCTTTACTACTTTTCCTTATTCTCTTAAACATATCAACTTGTCTTTTCCTCAGAAAATAATTGCTGGCACTCTTTACAAAGTCCAGAAACCTTTAGGCTGAATTCCTGACAGATGAATTGATTTTTATCATATATCTCATCCTTAAAATGACCAGGAAGGTAATTTTCAACCTCTATTATTTTACCGCAATTTTTGCATATTAAATGATGATGAATATCCTGCTCTTTTTGACAGCTTAATTCGTATTTAGCAAATTCCTTGTCAAAATGATATTCAGCTATTATTCCTACATCCCTTAATAGATTTAAAGTTCTATAGACCGTAGAAAGACCTATTGAATCATCAATATCTTTACCTAAAGTATATATATCACGGGCTGAAAGGTGTTCACCCTTATTATTATTTAAAATCCCCAGGATAATCCTTCTCTGCTGGGTTACTTTTATATTTTTTCTCTCTAATTCATTTACAAGAGATATTATCTCACTCACCTTTTACTGCCCCCCTTTTTCTACATAATCAAAGAATAATAGCTGGATTTTATCATAAATCAAATAAATACTTTATTTTGAATCATCTTCTTCATTTGTCATACTACAACACCCGCAGGCCCCACAAGGACTTTTGCCTTTAGCAGGTTTAAATTTGCGATAGATGTACCAGACACACAAAACAGCAATTATTATCAATATAAGATTTTGCATATTAGAATCACCCTTTCTCTTGGCTCAATTTCCACTAAACATAGTACGAACCTCGGGGTCTCCAGCCAGCAATTTAACTGCCATCCACCTGGGTAGATGACCAGCAAATCGGTTATCTGCAGCAATCTTATCCTCTAATTCTGTTAAAATATTCTCCATAGTCTCACCATAATCAATCATAAAGTCATTTTGATAGCTTTCTTTATTATTACAGGCATCATAAATAAGCAGTTTTAAGTCATCCTTACCTCTACCTTTTTTTGCCACTGTAGGAAGGACTGAAACCCCTAATTCTTCACTAAGTTTCTCAAGATCAATTTTAAAACCCCTATTTTGGGAAACATCGATCATATTTAAGGCTATAATCATCGGAAGACCCATTTCCAATAATTGAAAAGTCAAATTTAAATGACGTTCCAGATTTGAGGCATCAACAATATTTAAAATCAAATCAGGTTTCTCATCAATCAAAAAATTCCGGGCAACCCTTTCCTCTAAACTATACGAGGTTAAACTATATGTTCCAGGTAAATCAACTAGTTTGATTTTTTGATCCTTATAATTATAAATCCCTATCTTTTTTTCCACTGTAACCCCTGGATAATTGGCAATGAATTGCCTGGCTCCAGTTAACATATTAAAAACCGTTGATTTACCAGAATTAGGTTGACCAGCTACTGCCACAATATACTCTCCTGTGTTTTTCATCAAAGACTCACCTCTATATACCTGGCTTCAGCATGACGAATACTTACATTATATCCTCTGATTTCAAGCTCTACCGGGTCTGTCAATGGGGCATTACGCAACACCTTTATTTTAACACCAGGCATAAAACCCATATCCATTAAGCGCTGTCCATTAGCCCCGGTTAAATGTACATCAATCAGCTTACACTCCTGACCTGGTTTTAACTTATCTAAATTCATTGTTTTATTTTCAACCATAGACATATATATCCCCCTTTATATGTTTTTTCCACCAGTATTCTTTTCGCTATTCCCTGACCAATAGC
This window contains:
- a CDS encoding energy-coupling factor transporter transmembrane component T; protein product: MQKEILRSVEANTYFKLDPRTKLMLMLIINISIFGGAIIYIMLLMAAIPLFLLFVNKKIKPALYCTLAYTLAILINEFLVPVTYGILNIFIVMVSGMLYRMMPGFIMGYYLISTTTVSEFIASMEHMHVPQKIIIPMAVMFRFFPTIGEEARSISNAMRMRRVGFSSGGFFKNPILMLEYRLIPLLMSTVKIGDELSAASLTRGLGGPVKRTNICEIGFGIQDIILSIIAVTTFIGFILL
- a CDS encoding MptD family putative ECF transporter S component, which encodes MSEKLEVQDLINVGIFTALYFLIMFASGMLGFIPIIFLFFPLYMPIISSIPFMLFLTKVKKFGMVTIMSIILGLLMFATGHTWVPLVATIICGFFADLIFKAGKYQSFKHTVLGYSIFSFWLMGAMLPLWIMRDSYFAYIRESMGKEYANAIFTMTPVWIAYVMVGVIFIAGIIGAFFGKAILKKHFKRAGIL
- a CDS encoding MMPL family transporter — protein: MQGGDELDKWVDYNYKKLRIRVEISKFRQKELLAEHQRIEELGKELFPEAKVFISGSGAKYTDMSYKVSIGQVKAFLIALIVIAFLMMLVFGSVKVGLIGLIPNISPVLAVGGVMGIFSIPFDMITATLMPMIMGLAVDDTIHFINHAKYEYQQRGDYVLSIEHTFRVVGKSLFMTSLVLIFNFAAYLSSIAKLYIHFGVLAGVGILAALLADYFVTPVCLNMIKPFDKKYEKIIDESKDFL
- a CDS encoding efflux RND transporter permease subunit; the protein is MDLEKINARFRLLGKKVIKYRYLVLIIFAIFVGFSFMGLKGIEKDSSNDAWYFDDDPVIVLEDRFEKMFGNTDICAVHIQVDNVFKKENLAKVRELTYELEHEVPMVDEVTSITDFEFVTGTDWGIDVGDLIPEEIPADKETLEGLKQKALAKKTLYNRLVSDDAKETWVLVELRKDPDNWRKNKDYLTYLQNKAKEYPKLYQGFNLSSEPVAPNYITGKIANRIARQDKYQSLNPKTTGTACMTVDKRDFFLKETPGLMKLGLIISIILLGVFLRSFRGVVFPIVIAIGAMVITLGIEGYFKTTVQPSVLPMPLFLGLAVAVGYSIHLFNFFKKEFLRTGKRKEAVITAIEKTGWPLLFTALTTICALMSFAFIKIKVLNWMGYTTALIVALTYLLTVLVFAIVLSFGRDRKSSHKLVEEEGSGLEGKLAALGKWILKNTMPIISVSIILTLIFVYGLTKTEVDFDNERTMGRKVPFVDRMISVGETKIGSMINYDIGIEFTEDNVVKDPEFLQRLDSFVQEIEGFSLTKRTTSILNILKDLNQVLNEDNPAYYKIPETRPMIAQTLLLYENAGGG
- a CDS encoding DUF1302 family protein, which codes for MRKPLVFSLLIIVFLIFAVNNVLAQGLQFDGFLESYYSIKLKDDHDFIGERSRFRLNLRNSSDNMYMFASLNGVSNGIIEDDELEVEIHEAYLEYTQPLWDVKIGRQIYSWGKADGVRITDVLSPCDYSEFITRDFDEIRIPVDSVKYRYLFPMADLELVWIPTFTEPVYPGDEDNPWYVEKGIKVNSAEEVENELGNSELAARLSFYLNGIDFSFSTAYLWDDEATYHKTGATFTPEYHRLRFYGLDLSKPVNDFVIRFESAYYQGKYFSADNNCGLLERDYVHSLAGLDWYPGNNWTVTTQLTNKYIFDYEDEIEEDESQTILILNLSKKFYRETLELANMVYYETDERDGFNRISLDYAVNDNLHFLTGIDYFFGDEGEFANYDDNDSLWVKVKYDF
- a CDS encoding outer membrane lipoprotein-sorting protein, producing the protein MLIIANFTQASGLTGRDIMVKVDNRDDGDTRKAKMVMTLINNVGDKRIREVVSYQKDYGKDTKAIMIFESPGDVKGTGYLSWEYDDEDKEDNRWLYMPALRKIRRISGSSNDDYFMGTDFTYDDMGDRNVDEDEHTLLREEELNGYQCWVIQSIPKEIDEGDYTKKISWIRQDIAMAIKTDYYNEYGLLKTYQAKDIVEIDGIWTPKQRLMVNKQDEHQTIIDMTELKFNVAMDDNLFRTSMLKRGNIRY
- a CDS encoding TetR/AcrR family transcriptional regulator — protein: MQVLKEEVRERIYSAAVEEFYENNYNSAKMKDIARRANIPTGLIYSYYKNKEDLFAGIARPVFQKLKEFIKGKKDRDQGGERIFDVFEEIEIDFIMNLFQERKQLIILVDKSEGTEFEGAKEEIVNLLEIHIREGLAGKIKGIEDDYKDFFYHILADNFTGRMFEIFRHFEDLNKARKMIELIARQHFYGVYDFVK
- a CDS encoding DUF2023 family protein, with translation MRVFYHHLYEFKKGLRNLILHTTKSSNQELIERNLKKKYIPYIIYNVSRDKINVFFGNKHCIEVIKQIGKSNLKNYTDEEDFILGIMLGYDRVEQCKRYMKRKIDTGAVDELVG
- a CDS encoding flavodoxin, with product MKEIGIFYGSTMGETEEAAEMIADVIGKDKAEVYNVGSVTVDEVEKYDKLIFGSSTWGLGELQDDWDTFIEKLKTLDLSNKKVALFGLGDQAMYSDTFVDAMGIIYDVVKEKGAEVIGGVLADDYDFNHSEALINDAFVGLPLDNNSQGDLTEERIRNWVDDLLKAF
- a CDS encoding DUF2325 domain-containing protein codes for the protein MSLMIIGADNLGSIEENVRDIGFTEIIHLSGRSKSAFRNFQLPVDIDMVLVLTDYIHHTAMKKVKREAKDKKVDVIYARRSWAAIYKKLERRQVLNCI
- a CDS encoding Fur family transcriptional regulator — translated: MSEIISLVNELERKNIKVTQQRRIILGILNNNKGEHLSARDIYTLGKDIDDSIGLSTVYRTLNLLRDVGIIAEYHFDKEFAKYELSCQKEQDIHHHLICKNCGKIIEVENYLPGHFKDEIYDKNQFICQEFSLKVSGLCKECQQLFSEEKTS
- a CDS encoding FeoB-associated Cys-rich membrane protein, coding for MQNLILIIIAVLCVWYIYRKFKPAKGKSPCGACGCCSMTNEEDDSK
- a CDS encoding FeoB small GTPase domain-containing protein, which codes for MKNTGEYIVAVAGQPNSGKSTVFNMLTGARQFIANYPGVTVEKKIGIYNYKDQKIKLVDLPGTYSLTSYSLEERVARNFLIDEKPDLILNIVDASNLERHLNLTFQLLEMGLPMIIALNMIDVSQNRGFKIDLEKLSEELGVSVLPTVAKKGRGKDDLKLLIYDACNNKESYQNDFMIDYGETMENILTELEDKIAADNRFAGHLPRWMAVKLLAGDPEVRTMFSGN
- a CDS encoding FeoA family protein; the encoded protein is MSMVENKTMNLDKLKPGQECKLIDVHLTGANGQRLMDMGFMPGVKIKVLRNAPLTDPVELEIRGYNVSIRHAEARYIEVSL